A region of Kribbella sp. NBC_01245 DNA encodes the following proteins:
- a CDS encoding response regulator transcription factor has product MTAISVVVIDDQDLVRAGLASLLDGTDHITVVGQAGNGEEGVRLVRAVRPDVALVDIRMPVLNGIDAVARIRADPACAGTRLVVLTTFGLDEYVFGAIRAGADGFLLKDAEPDELVRCVRLVAQGDAVMSPSVTRTLLDDYLTRRTSHQRRAAPALTDRERDVLDGVRRGLSNKAIAADLCVGAATVKSYVSRLLERFGTQSRVGLVIAAYECGLVDTR; this is encoded by the coding sequence ATGACCGCGATCTCTGTCGTCGTGATCGACGATCAGGACCTGGTCAGGGCGGGGCTCGCCTCTCTCCTTGACGGCACCGACCACATCACCGTCGTCGGCCAGGCAGGCAACGGCGAGGAGGGGGTCCGGCTGGTCCGGGCGGTGCGCCCGGACGTCGCGCTCGTCGACATCCGGATGCCGGTCCTCAACGGGATCGATGCCGTCGCCCGGATCCGCGCCGACCCGGCGTGCGCGGGCACCCGCCTTGTCGTGCTCACGACGTTCGGGCTCGACGAGTACGTCTTCGGCGCTATCCGCGCGGGCGCTGACGGGTTCCTCCTCAAGGATGCCGAGCCCGACGAGCTCGTTCGGTGCGTGCGACTCGTCGCCCAGGGCGATGCCGTGATGTCGCCCTCGGTGACCCGCACCTTGCTCGATGACTACCTGACGCGACGGACCAGCCACCAGCGACGGGCCGCGCCCGCCCTGACCGATCGCGAGCGCGACGTGCTCGATGGCGTCCGTCGCGGGTTGTCCAACAAGGCCATCGCCGCCGACCTGTGCGTCGGCGCGGCCACCGTGAAGTCCTACGTCAGCCGACTGCTGGAGAGGTTTGGCACCCAGAGTCGAGTCGGCCTCGTAATCGCCGCGTACGAGTGCGGACTGGTCGACACGAGGTGA
- a CDS encoding sensor histidine kinase — translation MGLMVALGLDQFDVWAFIVFTLPWVLGAVIRQRRLSDQQQVERAIAAERDRAVATERALAEERLAVARDLHDLVSHNLAAITLQAAAARRRPSNPDPAALTAIEQAARAALADLRAMLDALSRPDVGGLSPAPGLADLKALADRHREVNGPVDVRIDPAVAREPESARLTAYRVVQEALTNVYRHAPGARVTVRLAATDGALVVDVEDDGAASSSLPRSPGSGLGLAGMRERVALFGGTLTAGATAAGGFAVHAELSRGGTR, via the coding sequence ATGGGGCTGATGGTGGCGCTCGGCCTGGACCAGTTCGATGTCTGGGCGTTCATCGTTTTCACGCTGCCGTGGGTGCTGGGCGCCGTGATCCGGCAGCGCCGGTTGTCCGACCAGCAGCAGGTCGAGCGTGCGATCGCCGCCGAGCGCGACCGCGCGGTGGCCACCGAGCGCGCTCTGGCCGAGGAGCGGCTCGCCGTCGCCCGCGACCTGCACGACCTGGTCAGCCATAACCTGGCGGCGATCACGCTGCAGGCCGCCGCCGCCCGGCGCCGCCCCAGCAACCCCGACCCAGCCGCTTTGACCGCGATCGAGCAGGCGGCACGTGCGGCGCTGGCCGACCTGCGCGCGATGTTGGATGCGCTCTCCCGGCCGGACGTCGGTGGCCTGTCCCCGGCACCCGGCCTGGCCGACCTCAAGGCGCTCGCCGACCGCCATCGTGAGGTCAACGGCCCGGTCGATGTCCGAATCGACCCCGCCGTCGCCCGCGAGCCGGAGAGTGCGCGCCTTACGGCGTACCGCGTAGTCCAGGAGGCACTCACGAACGTGTACAGGCACGCGCCCGGCGCGCGGGTAACGGTGCGGCTTGCAGCCACCGACGGAGCCCTTGTCGTCGACGTCGAAGACGACGGCGCCGCCTCCTCCTCCCTTCCCCGGTCGCCCGGGAGCGGGCTCGGCCTGGCCGGCATGCGGGAGCGCGTCGCCCTCTTCGGTGGCACGCTCACCGCGGGCGCCACCGCGGCCGGTGGGTTCGCCGTCCACGCCGAGTTGAGCCGCGGAGGCACCCGATGA
- a CDS encoding histidine kinase dimerization/phosphoacceptor domain-containing protein, giving the protein MLFPDADNAYDLQTRHPPLVIAAALAGLVLVARRRHALLTFLSVVTVTGAIIVLHWDAGGVPFTILTAAYALGAHGSARDGIVGLTAAAAGVGLLFAVRAPYFDSIIGVAVLGQVGVVWLLGRVVTRRRSLADTARERELALAGDGAQATERAVLAERLRVARDLNDAAGDAVATITLQAAGKHADGEPDGVLAMIERSSRGATDDLRRMLLALRDPASSPVLEDADPDLRRALVDATGWDDRPARVRARVRAGRRTGRSTWRSVAGSRS; this is encoded by the coding sequence GTGCTCTTCCCTGACGCCGACAATGCGTACGACCTCCAGACCCGCCATCCACCGCTGGTGATCGCCGCGGCGCTCGCCGGCCTGGTGCTGGTGGCGCGTCGTCGCCACGCGCTGCTCACGTTCCTGTCCGTCGTCACTGTGACGGGCGCGATCATCGTGCTGCACTGGGACGCCGGTGGAGTGCCATTCACGATCCTGACCGCGGCCTACGCGCTCGGCGCGCACGGCTCGGCCCGGGACGGCATCGTCGGGCTGACGGCGGCCGCCGCCGGCGTCGGGCTGCTCTTCGCGGTGCGGGCGCCGTACTTCGACTCGATCATCGGGGTCGCAGTGCTCGGCCAGGTGGGTGTCGTGTGGCTGCTGGGCAGGGTCGTCACCCGGCGCCGCTCCCTCGCGGACACTGCCCGGGAGCGCGAGCTCGCCTTGGCAGGCGACGGCGCCCAGGCGACCGAGCGAGCTGTGCTGGCCGAGAGGCTGCGGGTGGCGCGGGACCTCAACGACGCCGCCGGCGACGCCGTCGCCACGATCACTCTGCAGGCGGCGGGCAAGCATGCGGACGGCGAACCGGACGGCGTCCTCGCGATGATCGAGCGCAGCAGTCGGGGCGCCACCGACGATCTGCGGCGGATGCTGCTCGCGCTCCGCGACCCTGCCTCGAGCCCGGTGCTCGAAGACGCCGATCCCGACCTGCGGCGCGCGCTGGTCGACGCGACTGGTTGGGACGACCGTCCGGCTCGGGTGCGCGCCAGGGTGCGCGCCGGCCGCCGGACTGGCCGGTCGACGTGGCGCTCGGTTGCGGGGTCGCGGTCTTGA